A genomic window from Streptomyces brevispora includes:
- the aceE gene encoding pyruvate dehydrogenase (acetyl-transferring), homodimeric type, giving the protein MTDPVGKLPSELDQLPDRDPEETAEWAASLDAVTKAAGPHRAAYLMRRSLQHAEGAGLALPKLLETDYVNSIPTAAEPAFDGDLAMESRITAWNRWNAAAMVTRGSRLGVGGHIATFASAAWLYETGFNHFFRGKEGDGSGDQLYIQGHASPGIYARAFLDGRLSEQHLDNFRQEAGGEGLPSYPHPRRLPWLWEFPTVSMGLGPLSAIYQARFNRYLANRNIKDTSNSHVWAFLGDGEMDEPESTAALALAAREQLDNLTFVINCNLQRLDGPVRANFRVVQELEGAFRGAGWNVIKTLWGSAWDELFQLDTSGALVRRLREVPDAQFQTYATRDVAYIRQHFFGAEPALAELAKLLTDAKIAECFHTSRGGHEARKVYAAYKAAVEHKGAPTVILAQTVKGYTLGPGFESRNANHQMKKLDGKQFRAMRDLLELPIPDSKLDEGLVPYGHPGADSPEVRYLQERRAALGGPAPARRVHAVALPQPEERAFTALKKGSGKQELATTMAFVRLAKDLMRDKETGKRWVPIVPDEARTFGMEALFPSAGIYSPLGQTYDPVDRDQLMYYKEAKDGQVLNEGITEAGAMADFIAASTSYATHGEPMIPFYIFYSMFGWQRTGDQFWQLGDQLGRGFVVGATAGRTTLTGEGLQHADGHSHLLASTNPASLNYDPAFAYEIAVIVQDGLRRMYGPEAENVFYYLTVYNEPKPQPAMPEGIEEGIIKGLYRFKEGTPAKADAPRLQLMASGTAIHWALEAQELLAADWGVTADVWSATSWGELRREALECDEALLRGEQRVPYVTQALEGAPGPVLAVSDWMRAVPDQISQWVEQDWSSLGTDGFGLSDTREAARRHFGVDPQSVTVAALAQLARRGEVPASVVKEARERYGL; this is encoded by the coding sequence ATGACCGACCCCGTAGGAAAGCTTCCGAGCGAGCTCGACCAGCTCCCGGACCGCGACCCCGAGGAGACCGCCGAATGGGCGGCCTCCCTGGATGCCGTCACCAAGGCCGCTGGCCCGCACCGCGCCGCGTATCTGATGCGCCGCTCGCTCCAGCATGCCGAGGGCGCCGGTCTCGCGCTGCCCAAACTGTTGGAGACCGATTACGTCAACTCCATCCCGACCGCCGCCGAGCCCGCGTTCGACGGCGACCTGGCGATGGAGTCCCGGATCACCGCCTGGAACCGCTGGAACGCGGCTGCCATGGTCACCCGTGGCTCCCGGCTCGGCGTCGGCGGCCACATCGCCACCTTCGCCTCGGCGGCCTGGCTGTACGAGACCGGCTTCAACCACTTCTTCCGCGGCAAGGAGGGGGACGGCTCCGGCGACCAGCTCTACATCCAGGGCCACGCCTCCCCCGGTATATACGCCCGCGCCTTCCTGGACGGCCGGCTCAGCGAGCAGCATCTCGACAACTTCCGCCAGGAGGCGGGCGGCGAAGGCCTGCCGTCCTACCCGCACCCGCGGCGGCTGCCCTGGCTGTGGGAGTTCCCCACCGTGTCGATGGGCCTCGGCCCGCTCTCGGCGATCTACCAGGCGCGCTTCAACCGCTACCTGGCCAACCGCAACATCAAGGACACGTCGAACTCACACGTCTGGGCCTTCCTGGGCGACGGCGAGATGGACGAGCCCGAGTCGACCGCGGCCCTGGCCCTCGCGGCCCGCGAGCAGCTCGACAACCTGACCTTCGTCATCAACTGCAACCTGCAGCGCCTCGACGGCCCGGTCCGCGCGAACTTCCGCGTGGTCCAGGAGCTGGAGGGCGCGTTCCGCGGCGCCGGCTGGAACGTCATCAAGACGCTCTGGGGCAGCGCGTGGGACGAGCTGTTCCAGCTCGACACCTCGGGTGCGCTGGTCCGCAGGCTCCGGGAGGTCCCGGACGCGCAGTTCCAGACGTACGCCACCCGCGACGTCGCGTACATCCGGCAGCACTTCTTCGGCGCCGAGCCCGCGCTCGCCGAGCTGGCGAAGCTGCTCACCGACGCGAAGATCGCCGAGTGCTTCCACACCTCGCGCGGTGGCCACGAGGCCCGCAAGGTGTACGCGGCGTACAAGGCGGCGGTCGAGCACAAGGGTGCGCCGACCGTGATCCTCGCGCAGACGGTGAAGGGCTACACGCTCGGCCCGGGCTTCGAGTCGCGCAACGCCAACCACCAGATGAAGAAGCTCGACGGCAAGCAGTTCCGCGCCATGCGCGACCTGCTGGAGCTGCCGATCCCGGACTCGAAGCTGGACGAGGGCCTGGTGCCCTACGGTCACCCGGGCGCCGACTCCCCCGAGGTCCGCTACCTCCAGGAGCGCCGTGCCGCCCTCGGCGGCCCCGCCCCGGCCCGCCGGGTGCACGCGGTGGCCCTGCCGCAGCCCGAGGAGCGTGCGTTCACCGCGCTGAAGAAGGGCTCCGGCAAGCAGGAACTGGCCACCACCATGGCGTTCGTGCGCCTGGCCAAGGACCTGATGCGGGACAAGGAGACCGGCAAGCGCTGGGTTCCGATCGTCCCCGACGAGGCCCGCACCTTCGGTATGGAGGCGCTGTTCCCGTCGGCCGGCATCTACTCGCCGCTGGGCCAGACGTACGACCCGGTCGACCGTGACCAGCTGATGTACTACAAGGAAGCCAAGGACGGCCAGGTCCTCAACGAGGGCATCACCGAGGCCGGCGCGATGGCCGACTTCATCGCCGCGTCCACGTCGTACGCGACGCACGGCGAGCCGATGATCCCGTTCTACATCTTCTACTCGATGTTCGGCTGGCAGCGTACGGGCGACCAGTTCTGGCAGCTGGGCGACCAGCTCGGCCGCGGCTTCGTGGTCGGTGCCACGGCGGGCCGTACGACCCTGACGGGCGAGGGCCTCCAGCACGCGGACGGCCACTCCCACCTGCTCGCGTCCACGAACCCGGCGTCGCTCAACTACGACCCGGCGTTCGCGTACGAGATCGCGGTGATCGTCCAGGACGGTCTGCGCCGGATGTACGGCCCCGAGGCCGAGAACGTCTTCTACTACCTGACGGTCTACAACGAGCCGAAGCCGCAGCCCGCGATGCCGGAAGGCATCGAGGAGGGCATCATCAAGGGCCTCTACCGGTTCAAGGAGGGCACGCCCGCGAAGGCGGACGCGCCGCGCCTTCAGCTGATGGCCTCCGGTACGGCGATCCACTGGGCCCTGGAGGCCCAGGAACTGCTGGCCGCGGACTGGGGTGTCACGGCCGACGTCTGGTCCGCGACCTCGTGGGGCGAGCTGCGCCGGGAGGCGCTGGAGTGCGACGAGGCGCTGCTCCGCGGTGAGCAGCGGGTGCCGTACGTGACCCAGGCGCTGGAAGGCGCACCGGGTCCGGTCCTCGCGGTCAGCGACTGGATGCGCGCGGTGCCGGACCAGATCAGCCAGTGGGTGGAGCAGGACTGGTCCTCGCTCGGTACGGACGGCTTCGGCCTCTCCGACACCCGCGAGGCGGCCCGCCGCCACTTCGGCGTCGACCCGCAGTCGGTCACGGTCGCGGCCCTGGCCCAGCTGGCCCGCCGCGGCGAGGTGCCGGCGTCCGTGGTCAAGGAGGCGCGCGAGCGGTACGGGCTCTGA